In Cupriavidus basilensis, one genomic interval encodes:
- a CDS encoding CaiB/BaiF CoA transferase family protein — MARQILEGIRVLELGQLIAGPFAAKTLADFGAHVVKVEPPGQGDPLRKWRMLYEDTSVWWEAQSRNKQSICIDLRNPQGQAVVRKLAAEADVLIENFRPGTMEKWGLGYEALRAENPGLIMVRVSGYGQTGPKKDEPGFAAVAEAMGGLRYLTGEPGRAPVRAGLSLGDTIAGLHGALGVLLALYERDARGGEGQVIDVALYESLFNLSESLLPEYSAFGAVRQPAGGALPGIAPSNAYPCASGEYVLVAANGDAIFKRLMHAIGRADLGDDPALARNDGRVKRVDEIDAAITAWTRTQSVEDALVVLKQAEVPSGRIYTVKDISEDPHYRARGVIESVTAASGLTVEVPGIMPKLSASPGAIHDRAPTLGEHTDSVLEAAGFDAATIADLRARGVVA, encoded by the coding sequence ATGGCGCGACAGATCCTTGAAGGCATTCGGGTCCTCGAACTCGGGCAACTGATTGCCGGCCCCTTCGCCGCCAAGACCCTCGCCGATTTCGGTGCCCACGTGGTCAAGGTGGAGCCCCCCGGGCAGGGCGATCCGCTGCGCAAATGGCGCATGCTTTACGAGGACACCTCCGTCTGGTGGGAAGCGCAATCGCGCAACAAGCAATCCATCTGCATCGACCTGCGCAATCCGCAGGGGCAGGCGGTGGTGCGCAAGCTGGCCGCCGAGGCCGACGTGCTGATCGAGAACTTCCGCCCGGGCACCATGGAAAAATGGGGCCTGGGCTATGAAGCGCTGCGCGCGGAAAACCCCGGCCTGATCATGGTGCGCGTGTCTGGCTACGGCCAGACCGGCCCGAAGAAGGATGAGCCGGGCTTTGCCGCGGTGGCCGAGGCCATGGGCGGCCTGCGCTACCTCACGGGCGAACCGGGCCGTGCCCCGGTGCGCGCCGGCCTGTCGCTGGGCGACACCATTGCCGGGCTGCATGGCGCGCTCGGCGTGCTGCTGGCGCTGTACGAGCGCGATGCGCGCGGCGGCGAAGGCCAGGTGATCGACGTGGCGCTGTACGAGTCGCTGTTCAACCTGAGCGAAAGCCTGCTGCCGGAGTATTCGGCGTTTGGTGCCGTGCGCCAGCCGGCTGGCGGCGCCTTGCCCGGCATCGCGCCGTCCAACGCCTATCCCTGCGCTAGTGGCGAATACGTGCTGGTGGCCGCCAACGGAGACGCCATTTTCAAGCGCCTGATGCACGCGATCGGCCGCGCCGACCTGGGCGACGACCCGGCGCTCGCACGCAACGATGGCCGCGTGAAACGCGTCGACGAGATCGATGCCGCCATCACCGCGTGGACCCGCACGCAAAGCGTGGAAGACGCACTGGTGGTGCTCAAGCAGGCCGAAGTGCCATCCGGGCGCATCTACACCGTGAAGGACATCTCGGAAGACCCGCACTACCGTGCGCGCGGCGTGATCGAGAGCGTGACCGCGGCCAGCGGCCTGACCGTCGAAGTGCCGGGCATCATGCCCAAGCTTTCGGCCAGCCCAGGCGCCATCCACGATCGTGCGCCGACGCTGGGCGAACACACGGACAGCGTGCTGGAGGCGGCCGGCTTCGACGCTGCCACCATCGCTGACCTGCGCGCACGCGGGGTCGTGGCATGA
- a CDS encoding LysR family transcriptional regulator, whose product MNLARFDLVTLGLFVAVARQGSISAGARQSHLAVAAASKRISDLEAAVGAPLFFRHAAGVQLTEAGQACFHHALTILQDVERMAGVMSDYASGVRGQVRVCANTSAITQFLPDDLATFMALHPTIRIELEEQNSSEIVAALVENRADVGIFADRTPSAGLVTVEYRQDELVLVTPPGHPLSERGPVRYADTLEYDFVSLPQVTSLAARLLEESSRLDRPFRLRIQVRSFDAMCRMVMAGLGVGVLPRIAAEPHVQSMGLSLVGLQDAWARRTLLIGMRDPAGLTVSARLLITHLCGDRAPF is encoded by the coding sequence ATGAATCTCGCCCGTTTCGACCTTGTCACGCTTGGCCTGTTCGTGGCCGTGGCCCGCCAGGGCAGCATTTCCGCCGGCGCACGCCAGTCGCACCTGGCGGTGGCGGCGGCCAGCAAGCGCATTTCCGACCTGGAGGCCGCCGTTGGCGCGCCGCTGTTCTTTCGCCACGCGGCCGGAGTGCAGTTGACGGAGGCCGGGCAGGCCTGCTTCCACCATGCGCTGACTATCCTGCAGGACGTGGAGCGCATGGCCGGCGTGATGTCGGACTATGCCAGCGGCGTGCGTGGCCAGGTGCGCGTGTGCGCCAATACCTCGGCCATCACGCAGTTCCTGCCCGACGACCTGGCGACCTTCATGGCGCTGCATCCCACCATCCGCATCGAGCTCGAAGAGCAGAACAGCAGCGAGATCGTGGCCGCGCTGGTCGAAAACCGCGCGGACGTGGGCATCTTTGCCGACCGCACGCCCAGCGCGGGCCTGGTCACGGTGGAGTACCGTCAGGACGAACTGGTGCTGGTCACGCCGCCGGGCCATCCGCTGTCCGAGCGCGGGCCCGTGCGCTACGCGGACACGCTGGAATACGACTTCGTCAGCTTGCCGCAGGTCACCTCGCTGGCGGCCCGCCTGCTGGAGGAAAGCAGCCGGCTGGACCGGCCTTTCCGCCTGCGCATCCAGGTGCGCAGCTTCGACGCCATGTGCCGCATGGTGATGGCGGGGCTGGGCGTGGGCGTGCTGCCGCGCATCGCGGCCGAGCCGCACGTGCAGTCGATGGGTTTGTCGCTGGTGGGGCTGCAGGATGCATGGGCCCGCCGCACGCTGCTGATCGGCATGCGTGACCCCGCGGGGCTGACAGTGTCGGCGCGGCTGCTCATCACCCATCTCTGCGGCGACCGCGCGCCGTTCTGA
- the recR gene encoding recombination mediator RecR: protein MKGAPPTSLQALIEALRVLPGVGPKSAQRMAYHLLQHDREGARKLGDALRGAADGIKHCSRCNTFTEQEICSTCLDERRDASLLCVVETPSDQIMIEQTLTYRGQYFVLMGRLSPLDGIGPREIHLDRLLARATDPAMGGPVTEVIVATNFTSEGEATAHYVGEMLKARGLKVSRLARGVPVGGELEYVDAGTIARAVMDRRAV, encoded by the coding sequence ATGAAGGGTGCCCCCCCGACCTCGCTGCAGGCGCTGATCGAGGCGCTGCGGGTCTTGCCGGGCGTGGGGCCGAAGTCGGCCCAGCGCATGGCTTACCACCTGCTGCAGCACGACCGTGAAGGTGCCCGCAAGCTGGGCGACGCCTTGCGCGGCGCGGCCGACGGCATCAAGCATTGCTCGCGCTGCAATACCTTCACCGAGCAGGAAATCTGCTCGACCTGCCTGGACGAGCGGCGCGACGCCTCGCTGCTATGCGTGGTGGAGACGCCGTCCGACCAGATCATGATCGAGCAGACGCTGACCTACCGCGGCCAGTATTTTGTGCTGATGGGCCGGCTCTCTCCGCTCGACGGCATCGGGCCGCGCGAGATCCACCTGGACCGGTTGCTGGCGCGCGCCACCGACCCCGCCATGGGCGGCCCGGTGACGGAGGTGATCGTCGCCACCAATTTCACGAGCGAAGGCGAGGCCACGGCGCACTATGTTGGCGAGATGCTGAAAGCGCGCGGCCTCAAGGTGTCGCGCCTGGCGCGCGGCGTGCCGGTGGGCGGCGAGCTCGAATACGTCGATGCCGGCACCATTGCCCGCGCGGTGATGGACCGGCGCGCGGTGTAG
- a CDS encoding antibiotic biosynthesis monooxygenase family protein has translation MILESAVLPVRPGQEAAFEAAFGQARHIIAGMPGFLGLELHRGIEQPSEYLLTVRWRKLEDHTEGFRGSPEYQQWKALLHHFYEPFPTVLHHLPVVSMAASGGAA, from the coding sequence ATGATTCTCGAATCCGCAGTGCTGCCGGTGCGCCCCGGCCAGGAAGCCGCCTTTGAAGCGGCCTTCGGGCAGGCGCGTCATATCATCGCGGGCATGCCGGGCTTTCTTGGGCTTGAGTTGCATCGCGGCATCGAGCAGCCGTCGGAGTACCTGCTGACAGTGCGCTGGCGCAAGCTGGAAGACCACACCGAGGGTTTCCGCGGCTCGCCCGAGTACCAGCAGTGGAAAGCCTTGCTGCATCATTTCTATGAGCCGTTTCCCACCGTGCTGCATCATTTGCCGGTGGTGAGCATGGCTGCATCCGGGGGGGCGGCATGA
- a CDS encoding YbaB/EbfC family nucleoid-associated protein, translating into MMKGQLAGLMKQAQQMQENMKKMQEQLALIEVEGQSGAGLVKVVMTCKNDVKRVSIDPSLLAEGEDKELLEDLVAAAFNDAVRKAEATSQEKMGSMTSGLPLPPGFKLPF; encoded by the coding sequence ATGATGAAGGGCCAACTGGCCGGGCTGATGAAGCAAGCCCAGCAGATGCAGGAAAACATGAAGAAGATGCAGGAGCAGCTTGCCCTGATCGAGGTCGAGGGCCAGTCCGGCGCCGGCCTGGTCAAGGTGGTGATGACCTGCAAGAACGACGTCAAGCGTGTCTCCATCGACCCCAGCCTGCTCGCCGAAGGCGAAGACAAGGAACTGCTGGAAGACCTGGTTGCCGCTGCGTTCAACGACGCCGTGCGCAAGGCCGAGGCCACCTCGCAGGAAAAGATGGGCTCGATGACCTCCGGCCTGCCGTTGCCCCCGGGCTTCAAGCTGCCGTTCTGA
- a CDS encoding DNA polymerase III subunit gamma/tau codes for MSYQVLARKWRPRDFTTLVGQEHVVRALTHALEQQRLHHAYLFTGTRGVGKTTLSRILAKALNCIGPDGTGDITAQPCGVCKACTEIDSGRFVDYIEMDAASNRGVDEMASLLDKAVYAPTAGRFKVYMIDEVHMLTNHAFNAMLKTLEEPPAHVKFILATTDPQKIPVTVLSRCLQFNLKQMPPGHIVSHLDHVLGEEGIVREPNALRLLAQAAHGSMRDALSLTDQAIAYSAGQVSEAAVRGMLGAIDQSYLVQLLDALAAEDGAAMLAVADGMADRSLSFAGALQDLASLLHKIALAQAVPASVQEEWPEAAEVRRFAAAFDAQEVQLFYQIANLGRSELALAPDEYAGFTMTLLRMLAFRPSASPTPAVAQGGGQQVPRARGGAAPAARVAADAAAASAAVAPVAPSLRAAAPMPAADPSPVQAQQPVPAPTPAAPARTLSPAPAAVAPAAAPAAGAPMSPARAALAAARLASAARAGGSPRMPPPAAAAPAAPAARPPSAQPLRPPGPPAAVSRPAASMPAAQAAAPTHREPASARQAVADARHVRDSGPSDDVPPWEHAGSSDVPPWEDLPPDLPVIGPYDSDPEPMPSRQAAPRREPAPRAAPPAPAAVQAAPAEPVAPVRLTPPKPPVAGEDGTPPVFTGAWPALAASLPLKGLAQQLAYQSELVQVVGRTFHLRAPVAPITEAGVVERLQQTLAEHLGTDVRVQCEIGAVADTAAAADAQARAERQREAEATIEGDPFVQGLLREFGGTILEGSIQPRAA; via the coding sequence ATGAGTTATCAAGTGCTAGCGCGCAAATGGCGCCCCCGGGATTTCACCACGCTGGTCGGCCAGGAGCACGTGGTCCGCGCGCTCACGCACGCGCTGGAACAACAGCGGCTGCACCATGCCTACCTGTTTACCGGCACACGGGGCGTTGGCAAGACCACGTTGTCCCGGATTCTCGCCAAGGCGCTGAACTGCATCGGGCCGGACGGCACGGGCGACATCACCGCGCAGCCTTGCGGGGTGTGCAAGGCCTGCACCGAGATCGATAGCGGGCGTTTCGTCGACTACATCGAGATGGACGCGGCCTCCAACCGCGGCGTCGACGAAATGGCGTCGCTGCTGGACAAGGCGGTGTACGCACCCACGGCGGGGCGCTTCAAGGTCTACATGATCGACGAAGTGCACATGCTGACCAACCACGCCTTCAACGCCATGCTGAAGACGCTGGAAGAGCCGCCCGCGCACGTCAAGTTCATCCTGGCCACCACCGATCCGCAGAAGATCCCGGTCACGGTGCTGTCGCGCTGCCTGCAGTTCAACCTCAAGCAGATGCCGCCGGGCCATATCGTCAGCCACCTCGACCACGTGCTGGGCGAGGAGGGCATCGTGCGCGAACCCAATGCGCTGCGCCTGCTGGCGCAGGCCGCCCACGGCTCGATGCGCGACGCGCTGTCGCTGACCGACCAGGCCATCGCCTACAGCGCCGGCCAGGTGTCCGAGGCCGCCGTGCGCGGCATGCTGGGCGCGATCGATCAGAGCTACCTGGTGCAGTTGCTGGATGCGCTGGCCGCCGAAGACGGTGCCGCCATGCTGGCGGTGGCGGACGGCATGGCGGATCGCAGCCTGTCGTTTGCCGGCGCCTTGCAGGACCTGGCCTCGCTGCTGCACAAGATTGCGTTGGCGCAGGCGGTGCCCGCCTCGGTCCAGGAAGAGTGGCCGGAAGCCGCGGAAGTGCGCCGCTTTGCCGCCGCCTTCGATGCGCAGGAAGTGCAGTTGTTCTACCAGATCGCCAACCTTGGCCGCAGTGAACTGGCGCTGGCGCCCGACGAGTACGCGGGCTTCACCATGACGCTGCTGCGCATGCTGGCGTTCCGCCCGTCGGCCAGCCCCACACCTGCGGTGGCGCAGGGTGGCGGCCAACAGGTGCCGCGCGCACGCGGCGGCGCCGCGCCGGCGGCCCGGGTTGCGGCAGATGCGGCAGCAGCCAGCGCCGCCGTGGCGCCGGTTGCTCCGAGTTTGCGTGCAGCCGCGCCGATGCCGGCCGCCGATCCCTCGCCAGTCCAGGCACAACAACCTGTGCCGGCGCCGACGCCGGCAGCACCCGCAAGGACGCTGAGCCCGGCTCCGGCAGCCGTCGCGCCCGCAGCCGCTCCCGCCGCGGGGGCGCCGATGTCGCCGGCCCGTGCCGCGCTGGCCGCGGCGCGCCTGGCCTCCGCCGCGCGCGCAGGGGGCAGCCCGCGCATGCCGCCGCCTGCAGCCGCAGCGCCTGCTGCGCCGGCTGCGCGCCCGCCCTCGGCCCAGCCCTTGCGTCCGCCCGGCCCACCCGCTGCGGTGTCGAGGCCGGCGGCCTCGATGCCTGCCGCCCAGGCCGCAGCCCCAACGCACAGGGAGCCAGCGTCAGCGCGGCAAGCCGTCGCGGATGCGCGCCATGTGCGCGATAGCGGCCCAAGCGACGACGTCCCGCCGTGGGAACACGCAGGCAGCAGCGACGTGCCGCCCTGGGAGGACCTCCCGCCCGACCTGCCCGTGATCGGGCCGTACGACAGCGATCCCGAGCCGATGCCCTCGCGCCAGGCCGCGCCCCGGCGCGAACCCGCCCCGCGCGCCGCGCCGCCTGCTCCCGCTGCCGTGCAAGCCGCCCCGGCCGAGCCGGTGGCCCCGGTGCGGCTCACGCCGCCTAAGCCGCCCGTGGCCGGCGAAGATGGCACCCCGCCGGTGTTCACCGGCGCGTGGCCGGCACTGGCCGCCAGCCTGCCGCTCAAGGGCCTTGCGCAGCAACTGGCCTACCAGAGCGAGCTTGTCCAGGTCGTGGGCCGTACCTTCCACCTGCGCGCGCCGGTGGCGCCCATTACCGAGGCCGGCGTCGTCGAACGCCTGCAGCAGACGCTGGCCGAGCACCTCGGCACCGACGTGCGGGTGCAGTGCGAGATTGGCGCGGTGGCCGATACCGCCGCCGCCGCGGATGCGCAGGCTCGCGCCGAGCGCCAGCGCGAAGCCGAGGCCACCATCGAAGGGGATCCCTTCGTGCAGGGTCTGCTGCGCGAGTTCGGTGGCACGATCCTGGAGGGATCGATCCAGCCGCGCGCCGCCTGA
- a CDS encoding adenosylcobalamin-dependent ribonucleoside-diphosphate reductase, with translation MNAKDQMLRATLPPQDISTEVLLEKYAKGEEATAADVRQRVARALAEAEPEAQRAQWAERFLWAQEQGFVPAGRINSAAGTRIEATLINCFVQPVGDSVSEARGGKPSIYTAVAQAAETMRRGGGVGYDFSAIRPAGALVRGTHSRASGPVSFMKVFDASCATVESAGSRRGAQMGVLRCDHPDIEAFIHAKDRGDLTNFNISIGVSDDFMRAVEADGEVELVHEAEPAAETIAAGAYRRDDGQWAYRRVPARQLWDQVMQATYDHAEPGILFLSHINDDNNLYYCERIEATNPCAEQPLPSYGCCDLGSIDLTRFVRQPFGADSRFDFEAFAEVVRLAVRMLDNVLDVTYWPLPEQQAEAHAKRRIGLGFLGLGSALVMMGIRYDAEAGRALAARIAQTLRDTAYLASAGLAREKGAFALFNAEAYLASGFARRLPPAVREAIGRDGIRNSHLLSIAPTGTITLAFADNASNGIEPAFSWTYNRKKRMADDTYKVFEVADHAWRLYRHLGGDTAQLPDSFVTALQMSALDHMKMLEAVQPYIDTSISKTVNVPEDYPYEAFRNLYLEAWRAGLKGLATYRPNSVLGAVLSVTPPPAGAPAAPATAAVTDDPLRKPFASRPVGDLEGVTSKVEYMTYEGHKTVYLTVNFMRVAGQLDGKPVAVERPVEFFMPAGQRNDGQQWITSTMRLLSMVARSGGSIAKALADMRSVVWDKGTVRYGTLVRQDGTEVPRFHDSEVAAIGYALQRILIKRGFLDAEGVQVPVAALAARLAGLEGAGGRAVDGGGAAPAAGGAGMPAAGMGLRSGKPCPECGAHALHKVDGCAKCANCGYVGECG, from the coding sequence ATGAATGCCAAAGACCAGATGCTCCGCGCCACGCTGCCGCCCCAGGACATCTCCACGGAAGTCCTGCTGGAGAAGTACGCCAAGGGTGAGGAGGCGACCGCCGCCGACGTGCGCCAGCGGGTGGCGCGCGCGCTGGCCGAGGCTGAGCCCGAGGCCCAGCGCGCGCAATGGGCCGAGCGCTTCCTGTGGGCGCAGGAGCAGGGCTTCGTGCCGGCGGGGCGCATCAATTCGGCGGCTGGCACGCGCATCGAGGCCACGCTGATCAACTGCTTCGTGCAGCCGGTGGGCGACTCAGTGTCCGAGGCGCGTGGCGGCAAGCCGAGCATCTACACCGCGGTGGCGCAGGCGGCGGAGACCATGCGGCGCGGCGGCGGCGTGGGCTACGACTTCTCCGCGATCCGCCCAGCCGGCGCGCTGGTGAGAGGCACGCACTCGCGCGCTTCGGGGCCGGTGTCGTTCATGAAGGTGTTCGATGCCTCCTGCGCCACGGTGGAATCTGCCGGTTCGCGCCGTGGCGCGCAGATGGGCGTGCTGCGCTGCGACCACCCGGATATCGAGGCCTTCATCCACGCCAAGGACCGCGGCGACCTGACCAACTTCAATATCTCGATCGGCGTCAGTGATGACTTCATGCGTGCAGTCGAGGCCGATGGCGAGGTCGAGCTGGTGCACGAGGCCGAGCCCGCGGCGGAGACCATCGCCGCGGGCGCTTACCGGCGTGACGACGGCCAGTGGGCCTATCGCCGTGTGCCGGCGCGCCAGTTGTGGGACCAGGTGATGCAGGCTACCTACGACCATGCGGAGCCCGGCATCTTGTTTTTGTCGCACATCAACGACGACAACAATCTCTATTACTGCGAGCGCATCGAGGCCACCAATCCCTGCGCGGAGCAGCCGCTGCCGTCCTATGGTTGCTGCGATCTCGGCTCGATCGACCTGACCCGTTTCGTACGCCAGCCCTTCGGCGCGGACAGCCGCTTTGATTTCGAGGCCTTCGCCGAGGTGGTGCGGCTGGCGGTGCGCATGCTCGACAACGTGCTCGACGTCACCTACTGGCCGTTGCCGGAGCAGCAGGCCGAGGCGCATGCCAAGCGGCGCATTGGCCTGGGCTTTCTCGGGCTGGGCAGCGCGCTGGTGATGATGGGCATCCGCTATGACGCCGAGGCGGGGCGCGCGCTGGCTGCGCGCATCGCGCAGACCCTGCGCGACACAGCCTACCTGGCATCGGCCGGGCTGGCGCGGGAGAAGGGCGCCTTTGCGCTCTTCAATGCCGAGGCCTACCTGGCCAGCGGCTTCGCACGGCGCCTGCCGCCGGCGGTGCGCGAAGCCATCGGCCGCGATGGCATCCGCAACTCGCACCTGCTGTCGATCGCCCCGACCGGCACCATCACGCTGGCGTTTGCGGACAACGCGTCGAACGGCATCGAGCCCGCTTTCTCGTGGACCTACAACCGCAAGAAGCGCATGGCGGACGATACCTACAAGGTGTTTGAGGTGGCGGACCATGCCTGGCGCCTTTATCGCCACCTCGGCGGCGATACGGCGCAGTTGCCCGACAGTTTTGTCACGGCGCTGCAGATGTCGGCGCTCGATCATATGAAGATGCTTGAGGCGGTCCAGCCCTATATCGACACCAGCATCAGCAAGACGGTGAACGTGCCGGAGGACTATCCATACGAGGCCTTCCGCAACCTTTACCTGGAGGCCTGGCGCGCGGGGCTGAAGGGGCTTGCCACCTATCGCCCCAACAGCGTGCTGGGCGCGGTGCTGTCGGTGACGCCGCCGCCGGCCGGCGCCCCGGCTGCGCCCGCCACGGCCGCCGTGACGGACGACCCGCTGCGCAAGCCATTCGCGAGCCGGCCCGTGGGCGACCTCGAAGGGGTGACGTCCAAGGTCGAGTACATGACCTATGAGGGGCACAAGACGGTCTACCTGACGGTCAATTTCATGCGTGTGGCCGGCCAGCTCGACGGCAAGCCGGTGGCCGTGGAGCGTCCGGTGGAGTTTTTCATGCCGGCCGGGCAACGCAACGACGGCCAGCAGTGGATCACGTCCACCATGCGGCTGCTGTCGATGGTGGCACGCTCCGGTGGCTCGATCGCCAAGGCACTAGCCGACATGCGCAGTGTTGTGTGGGATAAGGGCACGGTGCGTTATGGCACGCTGGTGCGCCAGGACGGCACCGAGGTGCCGCGCTTCCACGATTCCGAGGTGGCGGCGATCGGCTATGCCCTGCAGCGCATCCTGATCAAGCGGGGGTTCCTCGATGCTGAGGGCGTCCAAGTGCCGGTGGCGGCGCTTGCGGCCCGCCTGGCCGGGCTGGAGGGAGCCGGCGGGCGTGCCGTTGACGGTGGTGGCGCGGCCCCGGCAGCGGGTGGCGCTGGCATGCCGGCAGCCGGGATGGGGCTGCGCTCGGGCAAGCCATGCCCGGAGTGCGGCGCCCATGCCCTGCACAAGGTCGATGGCTGCGCCAAGTGCGCCAACTGCGGGTATGTCGGGGAATGTGGCTAG